Proteins found in one Quercus robur chromosome 2, dhQueRobu3.1, whole genome shotgun sequence genomic segment:
- the LOC126714598 gene encoding F-box/kelch-repeat protein At3g27150: MSQGKEIEGEEEREDLCTDDSKHGSMKGGLIAMDLGSSSCIYSHSPPPIKIRVGPWDGSTSSRVGGSSGGVPQDADYSVVASLSEELEALILARVPRSEYGKFSIVNKMFLALVKSGEVYKIRKEIGFKEPSVFMLASGETSWRACDRQFGSCRKLPILPSDICFSSGDKESVCAGTHLIVSGKEYDGVVIWRYELASNKWFKGPNMMNPRCLFASATCGTCAFVAGGIGIVSNWKALSSAEKYNPETKSWESLPGMHKKRKLCSGCYMDNKFYVIGGTDEEGKGLTCAEAFDEQRNNWDLIPNMLKDSPVQSSQSPPLVAVVNNELYSLEASSNELKVYIKGSNSWKNLGPVPVRADVARGWGVAFKSLGDELLVIGTSTNSVRDMTIYTCSPEPQADKLHWRAIEGCTNQRSPFILNCSVMVA, translated from the coding sequence ATGTCCCAAGGTAAAGAAATAGAGGGTGAAGAAGAAAGGGAGGATTTGTGTACGGATGATAGCAAGCATGGTAGTATGAAAGGAGGTCTTATTGCCATGGACTTGGGTAGTAGCAGTTGCATATATTCTCATAGTCCCCCACCAATAAAGATTAGAGTTGGTCCATGGGATGGATCAACTTCTTCAAGGGTTGGTGGTTCCTCAGGTGGTGTACCTCAGGATGCAGATTATTCCGTTGTTGCTTCACTGAGTGAGGAGTTAGAGGCTCTTATCTTGGCCAGGGTTCCAAGATCAGAATACGGGAAGTTCTCTATTGTGAACAAGATGTTTTTAGCTCTTGTGAAGAGTGGTGAGGTATATAAGATTAGGAAGGAAATTGGGTTTAAAGAACCTTCTGTTTTCATGTTGGCTAGTGGGGAGACTAGTTGGAGGGCATGTGACAGGCAATTCGGGTCTTGTAGAAAGCTTCCAATCTTACCATCagatatttgtttttcatctgggGATAAGGAGTCAGTTTGTGCTGGGACTCATCTCATTGTTTCAGGCAAAGAATATGATGGTGTTGTTATTTGGAGGTATGAATTGGCATCAAACAAATGGTTCAAGGGTCCTAATATGATGAATCCAAGGTGTTTGTTTGCATCTGCCACATGCGGTACTTGTGCTTTTGTTGCTGGTGGCATTGGAATCGTGTCTAATTGGAAAGCTTTGAGCTCAGCTGAGAAATATAATCCAGAGACCAAATCATGGGAATCCCTTCCAGGTATGCACAAGAAGAGGAAACTTTGCTCAGGTTGTTACATGGATAATAAGTTCTATGTGATTGGAGGGACAGATGAGGAAGGGAAAGGTCTAACTTGTGCAGAAGCATTTGATGAGCAGAGAAACAACTGGGACTTGATCCCAAACATGTTAAAAGATTCACCAGTCCAAAGTTCCCAATCTCCACCTCTTGTTGCTGTTGTCAACAATGAGCTCTACTCACTTGAAGCTTCTTCAAATGAGCTCAAGGTGTACATAAAGGGCAGCAATTCATGGAAGAACTTGGGACCAGTCCCAGTAAGAGCTGATGTTGCTAGAGGATGGGGAGTAGCATTCAAGTCTCTAGGTGATGAGCTACTTGTCATAGGTACATCCACTAATTCAGTCCGTGACATGACTATATACACATGCAGCCCAGAACCACAAGCTGATAAATTGCATTGGAGGGCTATTGAGGGTTGCACAAACCAGCGCAGCCCCTTCATTTTAAATTGCTCTGTCATGGTAGCCTGA
- the LOC126714600 gene encoding 60S ribosomal protein L17-2-like: MVKYSKEPDNPTKSCKARGSDLRVHFKNTRETAHAIRKLPLAKAKRYLEDVLVHKQAIPFRRFCRGVGRTAQAKNRHSNGQGRWPFKSAKFILDLLKNAESNAEVKGLDVDSLHISHIQVNQAQKQRRRTYRAHGRINPYMSSPCHIELTLSEKEEPVKKEPETQLAPRKNRKSQALHSGASS, encoded by the exons ATG gtGAAGTATTCAAAGGAACCTGATAATCCCACCAAGT CCTGCAAGGCCAGGGGCTCGGATCTGAGAGTTCATTTCAAg AACACAAGAGAGACAGCCCATGCTATTAGAAAGTTGCCTCTAGCAAAGGCTAAAAGGTATCTGGAAGATGTTCTGGTCCACAAACAAGCCATTCCCTTTCGACGCTTTTGTCGTGGTGTTGGTCGAACTGCTCAGGCAAAGAACCGTCATTCAAATGGTCAAGGACGCTGGCCTTTTAAATCGGCTAAATTTATTCTTGACTTACTTAAGAATGCTGAGAGCAATGCAGAA GTGAAAGGTCTGGATGTGGATTCTTTGCACATATCTCACATCcaggtgaaccaagcccagaaACAGAGGCGCCGGACCTACCGTGCTCATGGGAGAATCAATC CCTATATGTCATCTCCCTGCCATATTGAGTTGACCTTGTCTGAAAAGGAAGAGCCAGTCAAGAAGGAG CCTGAAACACAGTTGGCTCCTAGGAAAAACAGGAAGTCTCAAGCTTTACATAGCGGTGCTTCTTCTTGA